The Bradysia coprophila strain Holo2 chromosome IV unlocalized genomic scaffold, BU_Bcop_v1 contig_84, whole genome shotgun sequence genome window below encodes:
- the LOC119072949 gene encoding uncharacterized protein LOC119072949, translating into MKYIWLILLAALPILAEKALYTKLLQSPQKNHSCLILEQNSARTFKGFQTSDTNEFKTFVKPAISAPSEMQLRINDTSRIVEIYAKTMHVLETYTNAICRTKQLVPSYSKQQILEDPEIEKIIDGGDQANRIDVVFMGDGYTAEERDKFFSDIRRLTDDMFNGDTFRSYLPLFNIWAIYVESVESGIGYNGAKDTAFQLYRSAGQLRGIFPGNAQFAREICRLTGPSGCDYPSLIGNDDYYGGLGGEFVISTKSNRTGTVVLRHEMGHNFVNVGEEYDDGSVYSGVNSAPSLPMVTTKWGHWLSHENVREERAIYRLLEYPWADLSLGEQSFTFTSDGLYSRWYLDLSVSAAGEADSLEFMLDGEVLPWESRGSDDREFYDWSGEIGFTAGEHVFSVRSKTNSTNEDIPRMICSITLHEFGNEEEYHMDNDIVSAYPTWDVRRRVTYRPTNAGCLMRNMTHSELCPVCKEGMWYQFLQRISLIDDVTVSNTPNDNKTKRVEVNTLKLGQLRAPDNEVEDESLEIRWFHGGQERSEFNDQFAINAEVGFWSVAVRLITPEVRYDPNGLLQDYKNFTVTFPANSTMPFDYSVDLS; encoded by the exons ATGAAATACATTTGGCTGATTTTACTTGCTGCCTTACC GATTTTGGCAGAAAAAGCTCTCTACACCAAACTGCTGCAGAGTCCTCAGAAGAACCACAGTTGTTTGATTCTTGAGCAAAATTCGGCTCGCACTTTTAAAGGCTTTCAGACATCCGACACGAATGAATTCAAAACATTCGTTAAACCTGCCATTTCCGCACCATCTGAAATGCAGCTGAGAATCAACGACACCTCAAGAATCGTTGAAATTTACGCAAAGACGATGCACGTCTTGGAAACCTATACGAACGCAATTTGTAGAACCAAGCAATTGGTTCCGTCGTACTCTAAACAACAAATTCTGGAAGAtccagaaatcgaaaaaattatcgacGGTGGTGATCAGGCCAATCGGATTGACGTTGTTTTCATGGGTGATGGATATACAGCCGAAGAACGCGACAAGTTTTTTAGTGATATTCGTCGCCTGACCGATGATATGTTCAATGGCGATACGTTCCGGTCGTATCTGCCACTTTTTAATATTTGGGCCATTTATGTTGAAAGTGTGGAGAGCGGAATCGGGTACAATGGTGCTAAAGATACTGCGTTTCAGCTTTATAGGTCAGCTGGTCAGTTAAGGGGAATTTTCCCTGGCAACGCACAGTTTGCACGAGAA ATTTGTCGACTAACAGGACCCAGTGGCTGTGATTACCCTTCCTTAATAGGAAACGATGATTATTACGGTGGTTTGGGTGGTGAATTTGTCATCTCAACCAAATCTAATCGCACAGGTACAGTTGTACTACGTCATGAAATGGGACACAATTTCGTAAATGTGGGAGAAGAGTACGATGACGGATCAGTGTATTCTGGAGTAAATTCGGCGCCCTCATTACCAATGGTTACGACTAAATGGGGACACTGGTTAAGTCACGAAAATGTTCGAGAAGAACGAGCCATTTATAGATTGCTCGAGTATCCATGGGCAGACTTATCTCTTGGCGAACAAAGTTTTACATTCACTTCGGATGGACTGTACTCACGATGGTACCTTGATTTGTCAGTAAGTGCTGCAGGCGAAGCTGATTCTCTTGAGTTTATGCTTGACGGTGAAGTACTTCCATGGGAGTCACGAGGCTCGGATGACAGAGAATTCTATGATTGGTCTGGAGAAATTGGATTTACTGCAG GTGAACATGTATTCTCCGTTCGCTCTAAGACCAATTCAACAAACGAAGACATTCCGAGAATGATTTGTTCTATTACTCTGCACGAATTTGGGAATGAGGAAGAATACCACATGGACAACGATATTGTGTCAGCATACCCAACGTGGGATGTAAGGAGGCGAG TTACGTATCGTCCAACAAACGCTGGTTGTCTAATGAGAAATATGACGCACTCGGAACTCTGTCCGGTTTGTAAGGAAGGAATGTGGTACCAATTTTTGCAGAGAATTTCTCTTATTG ACGACGTCACCGTAAGCAACACTCCgaatgacaacaaaactaAACGAGTGGAGGTTAACACGTTAAAGCTGGGTCAATTGAGAGCCCCTGATAATGAAGTAGAGGACGAAAGTCTAGAAATCAGATGGTTCCATGGTGGTCAGGAAAGATCAGAGTTCAACGATCAGTTTGCAATTAACGCTGAAGTTGGCTTTTGGTCTGTAGCTGTGCGACTAATTACACCAGAAGTCAGATATGATCCCAATGGTCTGTTGCAggattataaaaattttacagTTACATTCCCAGCCAATTCGACCATGCCATTCGATTATTCTGTTGATCTTAGTTGA